CATTTTAAATGCTGGTAGTGATGGAAGGGCCttgttctcccttctccttctctctctcaaatGTTTTCAGGGGCAAATTAATCATAAATACAGACTGAAATTTACCCAAAGTGATCTATTAGCTCGTTTCTGTAACAATCAACCAGTCTGTCACTCTTGTCTTGCCTTCACTTTAGTCCTGACCCTATACTTAGCATTTATgtattactttaaggtttgccacATCCTTaacttaaatatttcattttatttttaccacaACCCTGGGAAAGTAGGTACTATTGAGATTATCCCTTATTACCAtccccagatgaggaaactgaggcagagtttgagtgactttctcagggttacatggatagcaagtgtctgaggccagatttgaactcacattatcctgattctaggtctataGCTATATGTAACATAGCTGCTTCTAGGTGTTGCTTACCAAATAACAATTCAAGTTCCTGAATTTGACATGCAACCTTCTCTAGGATTTGGTTCCaacaattttttcccctctaattgGTCACTACTACTATATAGTCTATGTTCCAGTCAAGCTGTATGACTCAGTATTTCCCCAAACTACCCTGAACTTTTTTACTTCCTTGTTTTTGCTCTCATGTTCTCTCTAGAATGTGGATCCACTCAAATCTCTAGTTATTGAAATTCTATTCATCTTCCAAAGCCCTCCCCTAATTTATGCTCTTCATGATTTTCTATCTAAAATACTATcccagggggtagctgggtagctcagtggattgagagtcaggcctagagatgggaggtcctaggttcaaatctggcctcagacccttcccagttgtgtgatcctgggcaagtcacttgacccccattgcctagcccttaccactcttctgccttggaaccaatacacagtattgattccaagatggaaggtaagggtttaaaaaaacaacattattccacttctgatcttattgcaTTTTTGTGGCACTTAGCAATCCTaccttttattataattatttatgcaCATATGGAGTCAGAATTAGAAAGGGCCCTGATGGCCATCCAGATCATCTAGAGATACAGTGGTATTGGAAAACTAGTCCAAAGTACTGCACCTGACATTGTCATTGGTCATGGGGCAGACAGCATCTCACAGTGGTCTCATAATTAGGGAGTCATCAACAACAGAATGCTAGAATGGAGGACCATTGAACTTTACTATTTGCAAAGGCCCACTAGACCTTATCTACCCTGTCACTACACCTTCCTGATGCTCTCATATGGCCTTCTGTCCTGCCATTGCACCCTAAGGGCCATTGGGCTTTTCCATCTTTTCTGTAGCTAAACCCTCCTGTATAtgctaccccccccccaattggaATGTGAGCTTTTTGAGAACAAAGGCTGTGCTGACCTGCCCTTGGTGACATAGCTAATAATAGTTAGGACTTGAACCTTAAAGTCTGGCACTCTTTCCAAGGAAGTCCGAAAGGAAGGTTTCTTATTTTACCTCAAGGCATGCTTTTACCACATCCAGGATTAATTCTagcccccaaataaaatcatttctGCTTTACTTTGTGTCAAGGACGTtcatcccctctcccctcctgagTAATTTgatctgtccatcaaacattccttaGATAACACAGTTGCGCCAGGTTTGTGTCTGTGTATggtctgtacatcaataaaagtcaaggctttgggcttgagAGGGGGAGAATTCGGGGAGAacggagaagagaaggaagaaggaagaagttgggaacagagcaggcaggtgagagggatagaggaagagacaggcaggctagggaccacatggtcaggttacttagaggaatgattgtctcccctctccaataaactataaaatatatctgggtagaaatattattctaatTCTTACAACTTGTGTTTAAAGTCTAGCACTCTCACTcattctaagatttttttccctaaagagtTTCCCCTAAAATCAGATAATCTGAATTCCTAGATTCTACATTTTGTCCATGGGCAATAATTCCACTCTTATagtcttccttcattttctttctaatgGATTACATAGAGCTTCCAATCAAATTCTTGGATCATGATCTGATGATCTTTCAGATACTTTTTCACTCTGATGTCATATGGCTAGGTAGGgacaaggaagaaatgaaatctgGGGTTCAGTTTTTACTAAATTCACATCTCCTACATCTAATCTGAGAACTCAGTGTTATAGAGACTTAGAAATTATTCAATGTATCAGTCAGGCCAATACCTTGGAAAATATAACCTCACTCACTCAGATACATTATTGTATAGGTACAAGCTAAAAGAAGGGTGCCACTGAAAGTCTAAATATTTGCCCTTAGAATTCAAGACCTTAATTTGAATTAAATGTTCACTAACAAACCAGTCGTCATTTAAACAAGAAAAGTTATAGGTTAGAAATATAAGATACAGGAAATTCTACTTTATTTTTGATGATAAACATTGGAAGCATGCATTCTATTTAGTCCAAGAAGAATACGAGAATTTATAAGTTTTAAACAATAGtaacaatttaaaagacagaGTAAGACCTATAAGAAGAGGTAAAAAGACAGATTATTTCCTTGAGAAGACCAATGGAACTTAATCTTCAAGTATGTATTACATAAGGAACATGACCAGTTTCTTTCCATCTCCCAAGGGAAGAAGACTGGAACAATGTCTACAACATATAATACAAAGGGGCTTAGACACAAAGAAACAACTTCCTGATAGTGAAAAATGTCAAAACATTTCAAAAGGCTGCTGGGGGAAGCTGTAatcatctccaacctctttaaaaCTAGGAACAGTTAATCATCTATATAGGATAGTTTGGATATTCTAGGCAGAGGTCCTAGAAAATCCCTTCCAGACCCACGATTCTGGTATATCTGTAAGTCCAAGTTCATTTGGGGTTGTAAGTAATGACTTTCAGCATTTCCCTGGTCCTAGAAGAAACATCTTTTAACAGTATTGTTGGAATCAAAATCCAATAGAAATGGCCATAAAATATATAACAGATTTACATCTGGAAATCAGAGCATGTCTTTTCtactttattaaaagaaaaaaacaagtaatATATTAGGATCAGGGGAACATTCAGCAAGTTAGAGGCAGAAATAGGAATAGAACCCCTACAATCTGAACATCAACATTTCCTGGATCTCTTAAGATTTGttttataataaatacaaaattggtTCTAGGACTGTGACAGTTATTTTATGAAATGAAGACAAAAGACtgcaaacaatttttttttgataGGAGACTTCTGTCAAAAAAATTTCCCAAACTCATCAGCCCTGCCTAAGTTTTCTGGAGTATAATCAGATTTAAGTTGTGATGGAAGCTTTTCTCTCATGTGGACCCCTCGATGTTTAGTAAGGGCAGAGCTTTTACTGAAGCTTTTACCACAGTGAGAACAATCATAGGGTTCTTCTCCTGTGTGAGTTCTCTGATGTTCTCTAAATTGGGTACAGTTACTGAAACTTTTTTCACAATTCACACATTTATAGGGATTCTCTCCTGAGTGTATTCGACGATGGGCACTAAAGTGAGAGCTATTGGTAAAACTTTTTCCACACTCACTACACTGATAAGGCTTTTCCCCTGTGTGGGTTCTCTGATGTATTATAAGGCTTGAGCTTTGActgaaacatttttcacacacactacatttatagggtttctctcctgtatgaattctctggtgagCGCCAAAGTTTGAAGAGTCATTGAAGCTTTTCCCACACTCAAGACATTTAAAgggtttctctcctgtgtggatTCTTTGGTGTCTAATAAGACTCCTGCTTCTACCAAAGCACTTTCCACACACATTGCATTTGTAGGAGTTTTCTTTCTGATGAGCTGCCTGACACATAAGATGTGAGCTCTGAAGAAAACTCCTCCCATATTTGAAAAATCTGTAAGGTCTCCGTCCCATGAAAGGTCTCCGATGTCCTATGACCTTTACTAAATCTCTATGCTGGGTaatgaattttccttttctatttcctggGAGGTAGTTTCTCCACTGCCTTTCAGACGTGTACCCCTTCTTGTAGTCTTTTCCTGGATCAGTATTATGGAGAATACCACCTTTGGACTTTCCTGGTAATGTTGAATGCAGTTCCATTTTCTCATAAATTTGTGTTGGATCCTTCTTATTCCTCTTACTTATCTCAAAACctgaaaaaaaaccacaatgataataaaaatatgattctgtgTCAAGCAGAAGGAGGAAACATGAGGTACTATGCTAGCTTCTGGAGGAAAGGGAAGATCCAAaatttgagaagggaaaaaaaaaaccctttcagtTGGGGGAAGGAGAGTGAAGTGGAAAAGGAAATTAGGGAAGGATTCATGGAAGAACTGATACTCAAGCTTTGAGAGAAGATTTCTGTAGAAAAAGATATGGAAAGGATGTGTTCCACGCATGGGGGATGGAGGAAGCTTACATGAATACAGAGAGGCGGGAGAGTGTAGGACAAGCTCAAGGAAGAATCGGCTGTCCAGTTGGACTTCAACACAGACTGTATGAAGGAGAATCATAAAAaagtaggttggagccagattgtagaAGGTACTAAATGTTAAGGAGTTTGTACTTTCTCCTATATTTAGCAAGGGACCACTGACAGTTTTTAAGTAGGGTAGTCAAAAGGCAAGAAGTTATTTTAGCACTTGTGAGAAGGGCTGAATGGAAGAGAGTGAgtagaaaatgaaaatacaattaaCAAGACCAAGTAAGGCAGATATAATTCCAGCTTACAAAAAGAAAAGTCTGCTAAACTGCAGTCCAGTTAGTTTGATTTTGATTCCTGGGAAAATTTTAGAACTGATTAGTGAAAATTTCAGAGCTGGTTAGTGAACAACTAGGAAAGGAAGCAGAGATTACAAAGAGCTAACTCAAAGAGAGGGGTGTGTAATAGATGATAATACAAATTGATGGATCAGGAATTAGTTGAATGGTCTGTCTCAAGGAACTTTTATGTATTCTTGGCAAGAGGTCTTCAGTAAGGGGTTTCCAGTATCTCTGCTTGGCCCTGCACTGTTTAGTATTTCTATTAATGACTTAAAGGCATAGTTAGTATGCTTATCACATAGTCATAAAACACCGAGTGACAGAATTAGGATCTAAAGGGATCTTGACAGACTTAGAGAATGTGGTGGaacctaataatataaaatttaatagggaCCTCTAAAGAAACTGGATTAAAACATCAGTTTGGGGGAGATGTGGGCAGAAGCAATTCATTGGAAAAGATCTTGAGGGCTTTAGTGGACTGCAAACAAGTGATATAATGTGGAAACCTAAATAACAGATCTTAGTTTACATCAAGAGAACTTGCTTCCAAGAACAGAGAGGTGATAATCTTACTGTACTATGTTTTGGAAAGATCATATTTGGAGTATTGTATTTAGCTCTAGGGACCAGTGTTTAAGAAAGGCATTGATAATCTGGACAGCATCCAGAGGAGAGTAACCAGGATAGGGAAGGGCCCTTAAATCCATATCATGAGATAATTTAAGAACCTGGGATTGTTTAGTTGGGGGAAGAGAATGAATGATATCAGTATTCTAGTATTTGAAGCATTGTCAAATGGAAAGAGAGATAagtcttgttctgtttggcccccaAAAGGCCACACCTCTGTTtaagttgcaaagaggcaaatttaggtttgacaTTTGAAAGAAACTAACAATTAGGGCTCTCAGCACAGAAAGAGCTGCCTCAGGTTTAGTAGATCCTTAATCAATAGAAGTCTTTGAAGCAGAGGCTAGATGATCACTTCTCATATGAATATTATGTGGggattcctttcaactctaaaatcttCTGTGATTTATTCAGTTTAGTGCCTATGCTATGCAGATCACTATCGTAGGCTCTAGGGACATGTACTTGAAACACAACACAGTTCTTAACCCAAGTGGCATTTATAATCTAATAGCAGAGATAAACACATACAGAAGCAACTATAGTTAAAGTGGAAATAAGTGTAAGGTATCAAAGAAAGTAGCACAAGAGATTTGAAGAGAGATCACTGCCAtttagaagaaaaagggaaggctGCACTGAGAAAGGGGCACTTGAGCTTGATGTGGCCTGAAGGAAGAGTAGGCTTTTAAGAGGTAGAGATGTGGAATTTCCAGGCACTGGGAAAGGCATGTGCAAAATCAGGGAAGTAGGAAAGGACAGGATGATATAAAGGGTTATAGTGCATAGAGTTTGTTGgtaaatataagaaatattgcTAGTAAAGTTGGCCAAAGGCAGATTAATAAAAGTTTAATTCAACATATGTTTTTGAAAAAATGTGATGTGACATGTCTGATAGAAAGGTTACTTCAGTAGAAATAAGGACAGACTGGAGAAGGTCATGAATGGATGCTAGCCACTTAACATTGCAATAGATCAAGAGAAAGATTAAAGGTTGACTGTGAAATATATTTTGGAGGTAGAACTGACAGAATTTGATAACTGTTTGGATGTGGGTATTGGAGGGGGAAGAATGAGATGGCTCCAAGGATGAATGGTTGGAAGAATAGGGCTGTTATcaagagaaatagggaagtttatgAGAGCTATTTGGAAGGAGGTTGGGGGAAGAAGGTTAGTTTGACATGCTGTATTTATATTAGTATGACATCCAGTTGAGGATGTTTTATAGATAATCAGAAATGTGAGAGTCTGGGGCTCAAGGGAGAAATCAGTAGGAGGGATTTAGATAATATCTCTCATTCTCAACCACTAAGGAATATTTTAAGTAAGTAGACCTCTTTGTAGTAGGCCAAACAATATTCATGATGCTAGGAGGACCTAAGAAATAGTCTCAAAATTCTGtttcaataaagaaaatgtaaGGACATGTCATACTGTTATATGCAATCTAGAACTTTTGGCATTTCCTGCATTACAATCTTAGTACcctcatctcttttctttccactcCTCAGTCTCTCTTTCAAGTTATTAGATAAGATGTTCTTTCTGATTGGCAGCAGAGCCATTAGCTAACTGACTGACTTTGAGGAAATCATGTGCTCTTTCTGATATCTTTTGGACCAGAAGCCCTTTCAGTTCCCTTCCTGCTGTAATATTCTATGAATACCAACATGATAAATAACTCATACTTGAAGGTTTGTAAAACTCTTTCCTCATAACCACTCTTTGAGGCAGGTGGTTTAAGTATTATCTTCAtgttgacttacccaaggttactcTGCTAATAATGTCTAATGAGTAAGTGTTGGAAGATGCTTTATtcaattgaataaacatttattaagcctatAGCTCCTGGGTACACAAAtaaaacagtccctaccctcaaagatcTCACATAATAACACACCAGCACCCCCATCAATAAACCTAAAAGAATAATCATGCTAAGctgtaatagctaacatttattcagcactcactctgtgccaagcactgtgctttaCAGTTATTAGTGTAATGACTATGAGTAGCACAGAAGTGCTGACCTGTATTGGTAGAagaagtttccttatctggaaattTCCTATTCCAGGTCTCCTTCTTCTCTACTTATCCTTTTTTACTGGCTCTGCTGCTTGTCCACTAAGCATAAGTGTCCTTGACTTCAGGGCCTCCACACTCCTCTATCCCTTAGACACTCCCCTTAGAGATTTCTTATCCACTTCAGTTGCTACTGGTCTCCCAACTCTGGAACCAGTGCTTTTTGACTAAACTCTTTCCCCTTTTAGGCTAGGATCTTATTGAGAAAGGTTCTCACCGCTCAGGCTTTGACCCAAAGTTTGAGGGCTTTGGGACTCATGGTCCTCTATTAGTTCCTTGGTGCTAATTCTTTGGTTGTCAGAGTCCTCCACCACAGCAGCTTGTAAGGACATTTCATGTTCCCAGCCTCCTGGTTCTTGGGGTTCAATCTCAATACCATTTTCCCCTTGCCTCAGAAGCTTTACTTCTTCCAGGATATCAGTAGAGGTGGCAGAAGCCTGGGTATTCATCAGTGCATCCAACTCCTCATAGAAGGCACACGATTCTAGCATGCTGCCATTCCTTACTTTACGGTAGCTCTTTTGAAGGCTTTTGAACTTGGTCCGGCACTGTTCTGGTGTGCGAAGGAAGCCATATTCTTGAAGCTGCTCAGCCACTGCCCCATAGACTTTGCTCTTTCGATGACAGGCTTGAAGGGCTTCATAAAACCGAGACTCACTAAGAATGTTAAGgaaagtcttagtttcctcatagcCCCAGTGAACACCTGCCATCAGAGCACAAAATTGAGATAAGACTAGTAGAAGCATGGCAGAAACTAGAGTCAATAGCAGCACCAAATAAGCTGTTGATTTTCTATAGAAATTTTACTGAAGAATCATCAGAAATTATCCTTTCAATAGTCTGCcataaaaaattcaattaagtTACTAAACTTTATTGTGACTCCAGAGTGGTTTACactccaaaagagatcaaagaaagggaaaaaggacccatatataaaaaaaatatttaccgtAATTCTTTTTGTAGCATTAGAAACTAAGTGGGTAccaatcaattgaggaatggctgaacaaaattaTGGCTTCTAAGTGTGATGGCATACTACTGTGTTGTGTAAAATGGTGAAGGGGATTGTTTCAGGAGAAGACTTTTAGGAAATGATGAAGAATGAAGTCaacagaacaaaaataatttatacaataacaacaatattgtaaaggtAAACAtctgaaagatttaaaaactatatcaatgcaatgaccaactatAATTTCAGAGGTTTTATGAGGAAATATGGTACTTATCTCTTGACAGAGAAATGATGTACTCAAGGTACAGATTGAGGATATATTTTTTTtggatataattaaaattttttctgcatgactatatatgtatatatatttgttacaagaattttttttttcaatggggAGAGGGATAGGGGACAAGAGAAGGtggatttttgttaatttttaaagcaaatttctaaaaagtaaataaaaacatcttgatacttttttgttgttcaattgtttaagtcatgtctgactctttgtgaccccatttggagttttctttgcaaagatactggcctggtttgccattctttctccagttcattttacagatgaggggactgaggtaaacaggattaagtgacttgcccagagtcacatagttagtaattgccggaggccagatttgaattcaggaagaagagtcttgcTGACtgagcctggcattctattcaaatattttaaaattcatcaagATACAACTACTGGTGTCTATCCAAATTTTATGGAAccatagaatattagaactggagTGAATCATAAAGATCATATGGTCAAACCCCccatttaaaaatttggaggcaaTGAGTGATAAGAATTGATTTAGAATGGATTTTAAAGCTCTATATACTTAGCCTTGACTCAGAAGAAAGCATGAACAGTCACAGAATCAGGAAAGCAAAATCTTGTTTGTTACCGTGTAGAcaagtggtatcaaactcaaagagaaacagatcctagccacatattgacttaggaaaccacaaattaacattatgttttattgtgtttttaattttgttaaacatctcccaattacattttaaccaCATTCCAACCAAACTTAGGAGTTCTGTGGGCTATAAATTTGACACCTCTGGTGTAGCCTGAGCACCTGGGTGAGATTTAGAGAATTCAATGGAGTGTAGTAATTAAGAAATGTAATGTAACTTATACTTACATAGTGCCGAAAATGCTTTCTTTATAATAACTTTATTGAGGCAGGTAGTATAAAAATTATTACTCacacttcacagatgaggaaactgaggctcagggaggggaAGTAAATAGAAGTGAAGAGGTCAGTTTAAGCTTTTAGATCCCAGAATTCCCCATATGCCATAATGAGTCAGCAGAGTAAAGAAGGGATGGCTTTGACCTGCACTGGTGGAAGGAGTACCCACactaatgaaataatagataaaaaataacaaattaattcatttctaGGACCTTATGCCATTTATGCACAGATCACTCCTTTAGTAAATTAGAGtgaagcctttttaaaaaattcacatcaCAGTTCTAGGCTTGAACACTGCATTATCATGGAAGACATCTTATCATTGAGGACTCTTGTTGGGCCAGCAACTGAGAAACAAAGTATGTCCCAAGGACTATGTACAGAAGTAGGGGGTTTTTATTTTCTAGGTAGAACTGAAACCTGATACTGAATGCTTAAATTAACATTAGTATAATGTCACCTCTGGATGGTTCCAGAGGTAGTTTgaagtttgtttcttctttttaccCCATCCTTAGAGATTTTTAGCATACAGCTTACCAAAGGGTCAAATGAATATCCCAAAAGGTCATTCAGATGTCTTCTTAACCTGCATGAGTCTGTTTGCCTTTTATTTCTCTGCCTATTCCTGTATTATATCTTTCAGAAGACTGACATTTAGGCCTGTTACTGTATAAAGGAGACCTATAAGGATCTACCCTTGGTCTCTGATTCCTTTCTTCATATTCTAATTCTGGAATAAGTCATCTCCTTCCAAGAATTTAGTTAACATTCTAAAGGAAActacttgtatttttaaaaatggtctaTTTATTTTACAGGGGTAAGTTCCCGTTAAAAGGATGAGCAAATTTGTGAGTTGTCATTAGTTGATGCAAGGACTTCTGTATATACATGGGAAACTCATATAAAACTGAGTAGAGGGGGAAGGTTCctgcaagaagaaaaacaagtgggGACAGATCTTTTTCTCATCAAATAATGTTCCATTGCAAATCAGTGGCATTGCCCTTACTGCTTTCTACTTTTACTTTTCACTGGAGAGGCAAGACATGCTTTCTCATTAGGGTATGTGATGCCTGGCTGTATAAGAAGGATGGCTGCAAGGCTCTGACAAAAGGTTCTGACAGCTGGAAGAAGCTGAAATATCCCCACAAACCAGTAATCAAGCCATCAACTATTTACCTGCTGGAAGTATACCCTAATTAAAAGCAAAGTAGTTAAGAATAAATATTCTTTCTATGGCAGAGCTAACTTCATAAAGTAACACTATCTTCATgcaattaaaacatttatttatttctgaatttcctcatttaattaTGCCCAAACTCAACTTGAGGAAACCTTTGACAATCTACTTCACTGCTGCctcaaaagaaacatgatgaAGCTAGAGCTGTTTAGCTTTCTGCTAAGTCTTTTGCTGGGCCCAACTTCCTCCTGACAATGGGCAACGTCATCATTCCTCTCCAGCATCTTGAGCAAGGAATCCAGATGTCATCTTCAATTCATTCTTATTCACTCataactgttataaatattttattgccaAATCCTGCCACTTCTTTCCCTGCTGCCAGAAGCTTGGTCTATAGAGTTGGCTGTCACTTAAGACAGAGGGGTCAAACATACTGCTTCATGCAAGCCACTGTCAGAGTTGATAACTTGGAGCCCATCTAAGATAAAGATCTGAGTGCCCTTGTCAAAAGGTTGATAACTCCAAGACTGTCTGATAATTCAGAGAATGGCCCAAGtgccctctctttccccttctttaggCCTCTCATATAATACATGTTTTTGCTGGCAAAGACATGTTGTTGACCGTTCCATGAACCTGGATGGCATTTGGAATCATTTTCTTACTACAGGTGCCTATCTATTATTCTTGCTACACTTTCTCAAGGGCTTTTCTCAGaggattgtttttgctttctgtGATCTGTACCTTTAAAAGATATATCCAGGTTGCAATAAGCATATTCACCTGCAATCAGCAAGGTTATTATACCCTTCTgataattgaaagaaattatattctttcaatttttccctCACCCTTACCTGGGGAACTCTGATTCCAGTCCTGCCCCCCTGGGGGGCTTTTATAAGTCACAACactcctgactggggctccaactagattaaatgtaattgggtaatatttaacaaaataaataaaaatacgaCACATAGATAATATCACCTTTTGAAACTAAGTCCATATGTGGCTGTAGGAATGCTTTTGTCTGGATTTGTGGCTCAGATGTTTCTTGAGACACCACTGCCCTAGTTTGCTACAAGCAGCATCTCTTCCTTAATAGGCTCACTACTTATAGTGCAATACCCCCCTGTAACCTTTCCACTCAtgtcaatattttcttctttgtcacTTTAACGCTAATGTTCCCTCTTCCTTCAGACGGTTATTTTCTAACTGTAGAAACAGAAGTACTGGGAGCTGGGAAACAATTTGGCAATAATTACAATTACTATAATTGGTAGCATAGTCTGTACTGGTTGTACATTTTAGCAAATACTTTAATGAAGGAAATGTCAATAAAGAGTATCACTGGTTTGTCCTTGAGGTATCTGGATTAGGACCAAGACTAACCACTCAAGCCTAGAGTCACCACAGATTGGCCCTGACTGTCTAGATTAGAAGGACAAGATTGATATGCAGTGCACCTCTCATAAAGGGATGGGTGGGAGTACAAAATCATCTATGATTTTATTGCTTCCTTAATGTACTAGAGCTGTTGGAACCAGCTTCATTACTCAAGTCTTCTGGTTTAGAAGTTGCTTCGGACTTTGAAAGGAAACTTTTGGGGAGAGCTACAGATTCCTTTGGCCTAAGCCAATTAAGCTCAAGGTCCTCAAAATCTTGAGTTTTAAGATAAAGGAAAATACACTATAATAATGCAATATGAAACTATACTCACCTTTGGCATTTTGGGCGCATACTGTCCTTTTGTTTTTGGTTCTGATTGATGTCACTGTGAAGtcatatcaatcaatcaagaagtatttaagtacctactatgtgtcaggcatagTATTAGGGGAAAGGGATACATAGGTAAAAGTGAAATAGTTACTGCCCTTAGGGATTCATATTTTACTAGGAGaaacaatatgtacatataaaaatataaacaaaatatacaatatatgcaAGTAAATGTAAAAAGTGTGCAAAAGTAACAATATAAGGAAAGTACTTTGaattactttaaaaaactttgaaatgaataatataattttattatggaattaataaaataaagataaagtaaTTTTAGCAGGGAGGCACTGGTAGTTGagaagatcaggaaaggtctcatggAGGATATAGcaattgaattttgaaggaagtcaaggattcAATGTGGCTGGCAGCTTTGCAATGGTTGTAATTTTGATTTAGTCACTTCCAATTCAAAGATATTTCCCCCTCTACTTGCCAAGCAACACTACATTTAAcactacatttatttttatatcaaaatAAGCAACAAAA
The window above is part of the Monodelphis domestica isolate mMonDom1 chromosome 7, mMonDom1.pri, whole genome shotgun sequence genome. Proteins encoded here:
- the ZKSCAN2 gene encoding zinc finger protein with KRAB and SCAN domains 2 isoform X3 yields the protein MSTALPPPWIADLPEKRNTKDQEMMAIPFLTTGSQEPVICLGMSRNLSHKKWGHLNPAHKNFCRGIMKENYRNMVSLGIPISTSKKVSPLAQRKKPWVLGLQGSNKKYILQGSHSEGKQGPIQALEKRNGKTWRDQQPWGGLEDEKIAGVHWSYDETKTFLAILRESRFYETLRACPRNSQVYGAVAEWLRECGFLRTPEQCRTKFKSLQKSYRKVRNGHMQEPCAFYEEMDALLNPGPHVTITDIPNETNSPLRQGNITPKAEEEDSWELEEAAEESDGEEMSLEFTQKPKITRAPALFQNLSVTSIRTKNKRTVCAQNAKGVHWGYEETKTFLNILSESRFYEALQACHRKSKVYGAVAEQLQEYGFLRTPEQCRTKFKSLQKSYRKVRNGSMLESCAFYEELDALMNTQASATSTDILEEVKLLRQGENGIEIEPQEPGGWEHEMSLQAAVVEDSDNQRISTKELIEDHESQSPQTLGQSLSGFEISKRNKKDPTQIYEKMELHSTLPGKSKGGILHNTDPGKDYKKGYTSERQWRNYLPGNRKGKFITQHRDLVKVIGHRRPFMGRRPYRFFKYGRSFLQSSHLMCQAAHQKENSYKCNVCGKCFGRSRSLIRHQRIHTGEKPFKCLECGKSFNDSSNFGAHQRIHTGEKPYKCSVCEKCFSQSSSLIIHQRTHTGEKPYQCSECGKSFTNSSHFSAHRRIHSGENPYKCVNCEKSFSNCTQFREHQRTHTGEEPYDCSHCGKSFSKSSALTKHRGVHMREKLPSQLKSDYTPENLGRADEFGKFF